CAAGTCGGTCCTTTGAGATTGACCGACAGGATATGGCGGTATAGTCTCCAGTTATTCCGGCAAGGTAGTGCGTAGGGATATCTCTCGCCCGCTTCGCTAGAGCCCGCAGAGATCGCAGAGATGACACATTATTCTTTGCCTGATTTTTTGAGAGGAAAAATCAGGCAAAACAACCAGCTATCGCATTGGGTAATCCAGCATAGGTCCCAACAACACATCAGATGAGTAATTGCCTTTATCAAGGGATGTCAGGGTTTGATCAGAATCCTCCTCTCAAGGATTCTGATCAAGAAACTCTGTGGTCCCTGTGAGCTCTGTGAGAGACACAAAAATCTATGGGAGACCAATAGCGCGTTGTGAAACCGACCCAAGAACAACAGGCCATACTGGATTTGACAGGGAGGGTCCTTCTGCTCAACGCAAGGGCGGGGACCGGGAAGACCACCACCCTTCAAATGATCGCCTCCGCCCATCCGGATCTGAAGATCCTTTACCTGGTCTTCAACCGGAAGGCCAGAGAGGAGGCGCGTGGAAAGTTTCCAAGGAATGTGGAGGTCCGTACGGTCCATTCCCTAGCCTTCTCCAAGAATGTCGGTCAGATTGGCAACTTCACTATCGCCGACATGCTCCAGGCCTTCAAGGGACGACAGAATGCCCAGCAGCTCGCCGCGGTAAGCCATGATCTGGTCGAATTCTTTATGAATTCGCCGTTCCCCAAGATCGAGGAGGCCATGGACCTGTTTCAGGCAGAGCACCTCGGCCATCTCAGCGATGAAATGAAGGCGTCCGTTCAAGACCACCGGGATCGGATCGTTGAGGCAGGCAGGGAGATCTTGGGGCAATGGTACCGGACATCACGGCTTCCCTGTCGAAACCGGAGGCCCTCTTGACCCACGCATTCGGCGACGAGGCCAACATCGCCTATGTGGCCTTCACCCGCGCAATCCAGGACCTCTATCTCCCCCCGGACTTCAAAGACATTCTCACCCCCGCGTGGCAGGCGGCCATGAAGCAATATGAACCATCCCCACCTCCCAAGATCTCCCATGCCCCTCAGCCCAAACGTTCACGGACAGAATTCCGTGCCTTTTCAAGTACCCGATCCGGCCCCTCGACACCCAAGGCCCCCGAGCCCAACGCGCCACGCAAGAAACGCTTCAAGGTCGGGGACAGGCCCGCCCTGGCGCGACTTACCTCACCTTGAATTCAGGATTTCGGCTTGTGTCGCGTATTAGATTGGCCTCTGCAACTGACAAAGGAAATCAGGTCTGGGCCAGGGGTGAAAACGAGTCACGGAACAGGGACCGTCGTAGAGATTGATGGCGAGAAATATCTGGTGGATCTGCATGGGCAGAGAGCTAAGCTTTGGACAAAGGAATGGGCGCTTCGAAAAGCCTGAGGCGGGTATCTCACGGCCGAGGGACATCCGGGATGAGGGGTGCCTGCATCATCAAGCAAGAGGTGGTCGCATTGTCGAGTCCAGAAGAAGCCTCTTCAACGAGGTCCAACCGCTCCGAGACAGGGTTGCACCTTGGGGATGTCCCTTGTTTCTGTCCATCCCGTGTTTCAAATCAATCTCTGATCATTCCAAATTCGCGGATTGTTCACCTTCATGGATCACGTGAGGGAGGATAAACAGATCATATTCATCCTCCACCTTGATACATTCCTTGTGGCACGCCTCAAGAACCTCATCCACAGACAAATTCTTGGGAACTGCCACTTCAAAGGTAAAGTCTTCATCCTCAAAACTGGCAATAGGCCTCACATTGATGCCAGGATAGAGGCGGTGAACCGCATCTACGAACTTGGCAGCCGCCTCAGCCAGGCTCTTATTCCTGGTTTTCAATTCCGGCATTTGCTCACCTCGCTTTTTCCTCAATGGATTGGATAACCTGTTGCACCGTTTCCAGAAGATCGCCCAACTGATTTTCGTCAACAGGCCTTGCTTCATAATCGCTCTTGATACGATACGAATAGAGTCTCCTCAATAACAGCCGTTTCTCTTCCAGTAAGCCAGGTCCTGTACGCCTTGGTGACGGGTCAAACCAATACCCCGCCACGAAGTGCTTGATGATGCCAAGGTGCCGCCAGACTTTTCCCTCTTCCGGTTCTCCGAGGGCCGCCCACATGGCCTGGTAGGATGCATAATAGGCCCTTGACGAAGCGCTGTTGAACCGCTTGTCTTTGAACAGTATCCTCGCATCGTCCAGATAACGCCTTGCAATCTCTAAACGAAATTCGATCACGTTTCACAGTCCCCTTACAAGTATGAAATCGTTCCCCTGGCCTCATAACCCTTCAGGATTGCAAATAAATGTAAAGATGTAACTGGCGTCCTATACCTCTCATCATAGATCATCCCAGACTTCCTTCCAG
This is a stretch of genomic DNA from Deltaproteobacteria bacterium. It encodes these proteins:
- a CDS encoding AAA family ATPase, producing MKPTQEQQAILDLTGRVLLLNARAGTGKTTTLQMIASAHPDLKILYLVFNRKAREEARGKFPRNVEVRTVHSLAFSKNVGQIGNFTIADMLQAFKGRQNAQQLAAVSHDLVEFFMNSPFPKIEEAMDLFQAEHLGHLSDEMKASVQDHRDRIVEAGREILGQWYRTSRLPCRNRRPS
- a CDS encoding HEPN domain-containing protein; the encoded protein is MIEFRLEIARRYLDDARILFKDKRFNSASSRAYYASYQAMWAALGEPEEGKVWRHLGIIKHFVAGYWFDPSPRRTGPGLLEEKRLLLRRLYSYRIKSDYEARPVDENQLGDLLETVQQVIQSIEEKAR